The following coding sequences lie in one Pseudorasbora parva isolate DD20220531a chromosome 18, ASM2467924v1, whole genome shotgun sequence genomic window:
- the arhgap32b gene encoding rho GTPase-activating protein 32 isoform X5, producing MKSRPTKQKLKQRGILRERVFGCDLGEHLLNSGHDVPQVLKSCTEFIEKHGVVDGMYRLSGIASNIQKLRHEFDSEQIPDLTKDVYIQDIHCVGSLCKLYFRELPNPLLTYQLYEKFSEAVSAATDEERLIKIHDVIQQLPPPHYRTLEFLMRHLSHLATFSYVTNMHTKNLAIVWAPNLLRSKQIESACFSGTAAFMEVRIQSVVVEFILNHVDVLFSSKLSSLIREGTGHNSLSRPKSLLVPSPSTKLLTLEEAQARTQAQINSPITADSKYIEVGEGPAALQGKFHTVIEFPTERKRQPIKSKKSPVGSWRSFFNLGKSSSMSKRKLHRNPSEPNELKAMALAGGRGDTSTLRSAKSEESLTSLHNVEGESKVYRPRRPRSSSDALSASFNGDLLDSRQHCNSYDNLGQGDSDGDDGPICVPALISPPRSADDVDLSPPDIGMASLDFDPMSFQCSLPLAETSILSLDADTSSLKRSLGSGSEPVSPVRAKVTSCSLSPDHSPADPQLKDRNKLPPASVSEKTPVESTKSSEKSAVVAPLSISESASSMIRKGPERTVLQPSSPPSPLDSPAKLSTRSRTTDLPLSEAIQQELLSKAATFESKESKDISSIECSQTTKVTCSQEQSGAVALDSPNGNVPVSSVSLIPPPPPPKNAARMLALALAESAQQASILSQRQSSEPPTPVSPLKPQELLETLDWPPPPSSLPSQPSLEEAAVEVSKIVPTSSSPSTPPEKLIRSVSLHSSTADSGKPSCISYDNPDVVLPETPSQNSMPTSQPSQVSQTHKSPERQQPAVGQTPVSTAKTTTTTTAPTISSKDAVIQQPSSEIHMTETVLPPKTTKAPDQLVAILQPQPQIQIQPNASFRSQLQVQPHSQSQAQPQFQPKSQPNARIAPTPAAPLDPVEKPWEAIKPVHPKGDSAPQHHTQGVTPPTPPVRSIESKLATAALCNTEAANPANFHTILETSMRSSVEETPPQSHQPHRRSSTHQSGYIYHSKGEADLLEPTAEAYYHQRVTSSGQATMGYHYRPESVPPHVSYVSKSEPQISYRGHGDGRYNTIGPRSYHQSIKSRGPPRGEYISPSSVHHSHGYSQVDGPTMYPTIRRVHSLHVAPTAIRSTPVTRTEVPPDDELFYYQRPVYHCKSHQPPSQADYHVTQLQPYFENGRVQYRYSPYSGSHVLDAPFYDVDHYGTIRLRHVHSFSGRDSAPLLRSGAKSGGYHYLSRHFIPLKEHSFVSRDMPPYGGSKGSIYFAWDPEEAERLRIHSIRRESRARQKVKGSVMSQYDNVGPYMPVDIDMLHLQSKSDPGKTVLMAAESKEARYNIVPGSQHAPRHLISDPDVLLYMETEKHCQGNGVGDKTTKQSSSRTYSSMHSHQSQLPTRSLQHFPEGSHLDPKFEPGEKQRTSKHWQERSESRSAQPRYERPDLDRHICRVKATSSASEDEQAAPVKPAPPPKPERSHSVRERQHYNQSSLPAHLPDTSDHSGSYSNQSQGQRQSSVTLQSHYDNLDDYHPGPQSQTSLANQGGSSSYHSPGFSTPHSNRAYSTALGQGAFIQAEALSMQRPEPEINAE from the exons ATGAAGTCCAGGCCGACCAAGCAGAAGCTGAAGCAAAGAGGTATCCTCAGGGAGAGGGTGTTTGGCTGTGACCTAGGAGAGCATCTTCTCAACTCCGGCCATGATG TCCCCCAGGTACTCAAGAGCTGCACTGAGTTCATTGAGAAGCATGGAGTGGTTGATGGAATGTACCGTCTCTCTGGGATTGCCTCCAACATTCAGAAGCTGCG gcATGAATTTGATTCTGAACAGATCCCAGATCTGACAAAAGATGTTTACATTCAGGACATACACTGCGTGGGCTCCCTGTGCAAGCTTTACTTTCGAGAGCTTCCCAACCCACTTCTCACCTACCAGCTGTATGAGAAATTCTCA GAGGCTGTGTCAGCAGCCACTGATGAGGAAAGGCTGATCAAAATACATGATGTCATTCAGCAGCTGCCGCCTCCACATTATAG GACCCTTGAGTTTCTTATGAGGCATCTTTCCCACTTAGCAACCTTTAGCTATGTAACAAACATGCATACGAAGAATTTGGCCATTGTTTGGGCCCCAAACTTACTGAG GTCAAAGCAAATAGAATCTGCTTGCTTCAGTGGAACAGCAGCATTCATGGAGGTCCGAATTCAGTCGGTTGTGGTGGAGTTCATCCTCAACCATGTGGATGTTCTCTTCAGCTCCAAACTGAGCTCACTCATACGAGAGGGAACCG GACACAATTCTTTGTCTCGGCCTAAGTCTTTGCTGGTACCCTCTCCGTCCACAAAGCTGCTAACACTAGAAGAGGCACAGGCACGTACCCAGGCCCAGATCAATTCGCCCATCACTGCAGACAGCAAGTACATAGAGGTGGGAGAGGGTCCTGCAGCCTTGCAGGGAAAATTCCACACAGTCATTGAATTCCCAACTGAGAG GAAAAGGCAGCCCATAAAGTCTAAAAAGTCTCCAGTTGGCAGTTGGCGGTCTTTTTTCAACTTGGGCAAGTCGTCCTCTATGTCTAAACGCAAACTACACCGCAATCCCAGTGAACCAAATGAACTCAAGGCCATGGCATTGGCTG GAGGAAGAGGAGACACCAGTACTCTTCGGTCTGCCAAAAGTGAGGAATCGCTCACCTCTTTACATAATGTTGAAG GAGAGTCTAAGGTTTACAGGCCACGCAGACCTCGCTCCAGCAGTGATGCTCTCTCTGCTTCTTTCAACGGTGACCTGCTAGATAGCAGACAACACTGTAACTCATATGACAACCTGGGCCAAGGGGACAGTGATGGGGATGATGGTCCAATTTGTGTGCCTGCTCTCATCTCCCCACCCCGTTCCGCTGATGATGTGGACCTTAGCCCCCCTGACATTGGCATGGCTTCTTTAGACTTTGACCCCATGTCTTTTCAGTGTAGCCTTCCTCTGGCAGAGACTTCCATTTTGTCACTTGACGCAGATACAAGCAGTCTAAAGAGGAGTCTGGGCAGTGGCTCAGAGCCGGTCTCGCCAGTAAGAGCTAAAGTTACAAGCTGTTCTTTGTCTCCAGACCACAGTCCAGCCGATCCACAGTTAAAGGATAGAAATAAACTGCCCCCTGCATCTGTCTCTGAGAAAACGCCAGTAGAGTCCACTAAAAGCAGTGAGAAGTCAGCTGTTGTGGCTCCTCTAAGCATTTCTGAATCAGCTTCCTCCATGATAAGAAAAGGACCAGAAAGAACTGTGCTTCAGCCCTCTTCCCCTCCATCTCCTCTCGACTCTCCTGCAAAATTGAGCACTCGGTCAAGAACCACTGATCTTCCCCTGAGTGAAGCCATTCAACAAGAGCTTCTTTCTAAAGCTGCTACATTTGAGAGTAAAGAGAGTAAAGACATATCAAGCATTGAATGTTCACAGACAACAAAGGTCACCTGCTCTCAAGAGCAGTCAG GAGCCGTAGCTCTGGACTCACCAAACGGCAATGTCCCTGTCAGCTCTGTGTCCCtcatccctcccccacccccaccaAAGAACGCTGCCCGCATGCTTGCACTAGCTCTAGCTGAATCTGCCCAGCAGGCCTCCATTCTCTCCCAGAGGCAATCCTCTGAACCCCCTACGCCAGTGTCCCCTCTTAAGCCACAAGAGTTACTGGAGACCCTGGATTggcctcctcctccttcttctTTGCCATCACAGCCATCCCTGGAGGAAGCTGCAGTAGAAGTGTCAAAGATCGTTCCTACGTCTTCATCACCATCCACCCCACCTGAAAAACTAATTCGCTCAGTCAGTCTGCACAGTAGCACAGCTGATAGTGGAAAGCCATCCTGCATTTCCTACGACAACCCAGATGTCGTATTGCCAGAGACCCCAAGCCAGAATTCTATGCCTACTAGTCAACCTTCTCAAGTTTCCCAGACACATAAAAGCCCAGAGAGGCAGCAGCCTGCTGTGGGTCAGACACCTGTGAGCACAGCCAAAACCACTACCACAACCACTGCACCAACTATCAGCAGCAAGGATGCTGTCATTCAACAACCCAGCTCTGAG ATCCATATGACTGAAACGGTCCTGCCACCGAAAACAACAAAGGCGCCAGATCAACTAGTCGCAATTCTTCAGCCTCAGCCTCAAATACAGATTCAACCTAATGCCTCGTTTCGGTCTCAACTGCAAGTTCAGCCTCATTCTCAGTCACAAGCACAGCCTCAGTTTCAGCCCAAATCGCAGCCCAATGCTAGAATTGCGCCAACCCCGGCAGCACCTCTTGATCCTGTGGAAAAACCATGGGAAGCCATAAAGCCTGTCCATCCAAAGGGAGATAGTGCTCCTCAACACCACACTCAGGGTGTGACACCACCCACACCCCCTGTTCGCTCAATTGAAAGTAAACTAGCAACGGCGGCTCTCTGCAACACTGAGGCTGCAAACCCTGCCAACTTTCACACCATCTTAGAGACATCCATGAGGAGCTCAGTGGAGGAGACTCCTCCACAGTCTCATCAACCTCACCGCAGGTCTTCCACTCATCAATCAGGTTATATTTACCACTCAAAAGGGGAGGCAGACCTATTGGAGCCCACCGCAGAGGCATATTACCATCAGCGAGTAACCTCTTCTGGTCAGGCTACAATGGGGTACCATTACCGGCCAGAGAGTGTTCCACCTCATGTTTCTTACGTATCGAAATCGGAGCCACAGATATCTTATAGAGGCCACGGTGATGGCCGATACAATACTATTGGACCCAGGTCCTACCACCAGTCCATTAAATCTCGTGGCCCTCCGAGAGGTGAGTACATTTCTCCAAGTTCAGTGCACCACTCCCATGGCTACAGTCAGGTAGATGGACCTACCATGTACCCAACAATCCGTAGAGTCCACTCCCTACATGTAGCACCCACGGCTATCCGCTCAACGCCGGTCACAAGAACCGAGGTTCCACCAGATGATGAGTTATTTTACTACCAGCGCCCAGTCTACCACTGCAAGTCTCACCAACCACCCTCTCAAGCTGACTATCATGTCACACAACTGCAGCCTTACTTTGAGAATGGAAGAGTTCAGTACCGCTACAGCCCCTACTCTGGTTCTCATGTTCTGGATGCCCCTTTCTACGATGTGGACCATTACGGTACAATCCGATTACGACATGTCCATTCCTTCAGTGGTCGGGACAGTGCCCCTCTCCTTCGATCTGGAGCCAAATCTGGAGGCTACCACTACCTTTCACGGCATTTTATTCCTTTAAAGGAGCATAGCTTCGTAAGCAGGGACATGCCACCTTACGGTGGTTCAAAGGGAAGCATTTACTTTGCGTGGGATCCAGAGGAAGCAGAGAGGCTTCGCATACACTCTATCCGCAGGGAAAGCCGAGCGAGGCAAAAGGTGAAGGGTTCAGTTATGTCTCAGTATGACAATGTGGGACCCTACATGCCAGTGGATATAGACATGTTACACTTGCAAAGCAAATCAGATCCCGGCAAAACCGTATTGATGGCCGCTGAAAGCAAGGAGGCCCGATACAATATTGTTCCTGGATCTCAGCATGCTCCCAGGCACTTGATCTCTGATCCAGATGTCCTGTTGTATATGGAAACAGAGAAGCACTGCCAAGGAAATGGAGTGGGCGATAAAACAACCAAACAAAGCAGCTCCAGGACCTATTCGTCCATGCATTCACATCAATCGCAACTTCCAACACGAAGTCTGCAGCACTTTCCAGAGGGCAGCCATCTTGACCCAAAGTTTGAGCCAGGGGAAAAGCAACGGACCAGTAAACATTGGCAGGAACGCTCTGAAAGCAGGAGTGCCCAACCTCGTTACGAAAGGCCTGATTTGGATCGCCACATATGCAGGGTTAAAGCCACAAGTAGCGCCAGTGAAGATGAACAAGCAGCTCCTGTGAAGCCGGCTCCTCCACCCAAGCCTGAGAGATCCCATAGTGTTAGAGAGCGGCAGCATTACAACCAGTCCAGTCTTCCCGCACATTTACCGGACACTTCAGACCATAGTGGATCCTACTCCAATCAGTCACAGGGGCAAAGACAAAGCTCTGTTACTTTACAGTCACACTACGACAACCTGGATGACTACCATCCGGGACCTCAGTCCCAAACCTCACTGGCTAATCAGGGTGGTTCCAGCTCCTATCATAGCCCTGGTTTCTCAACTCCACACAGTAATCGTGCGTACTCCACAGCCTTAGGACAGGGCGCCTTCATACAAGCTGAGGCCCTTTCAATGCAGAGGCCAGAGCCAGAGATTAATGCTGAGTGA